In Sebastes fasciatus isolate fSebFas1 chromosome 8, fSebFas1.pri, whole genome shotgun sequence, the DNA window CTGCGGTATAGTgagatactgtatatgatgaGTAGGAGTATCCACAGGAcgttcgcccaggagaccggcgtccGTGTCCCGTGTGCAACcaccaactaagtagttttgttgcctaaacctaactaagtagttttgttgtctaaacctaactaagtagttttgttgtctaaacctaaccaggttgtttcctgtgaagacggaaatttattttgaaaacactgtGTGAAATGAGTAGAAATTATAAAcccagtaatagtagtagtagtttaaagagtgacaAAGTACATGCAGGGAGTAGATTGTGGTGGATGAATGGGTCAAACGCGGGACTTTCACCCCAGAGACCGGGGTTTGACTTATTACCTGTTATTGGTATCGTGGCTGCAGGCAAAGGAGGCACTGATATGATGACACAAGATACTTTTGGGTGTGCTTCTCTAAAGTTTTCTGAACAAAGTATGCCTCTGCTTATAGCTGAAACGCGTTCGTTTGGTTGCCCagaataaactaaaaaagacTCTTTCTCTGTGAGTAAGTTTCTTCTAAACTTTataggtcccatattgtgctcattttcaggttcataggcatacttgtattttctgtttctactacaacatgttttcatgctttcattttcctctcactgtctgcctgaatatgcctgtatttaccttctgtctgaagcgctctgttttagctcatttcagttgcgctgctaggcaacagcttgggtccacttcctgtcagctgatgtcaggtagtgtctagaagggaacctgCAGACTGGGGAAAATCTTGCGAGATTGTTAAGGTCAGGCGTTGACCTTGGATGGTTAAGGTCaggataggtcgttgggcagcgagtctcctcagagtttttgcagatctcagatcggattttgcaatttgcgggctCCCCTCTAGACATGGCCCAGAGGCCTGTTTcacaaaagcagaataaagaTATCCAGGATAAGAGAGAAAGTGAGCGTTGACCTAGTCTAGTCAGTTCATCCAGGCTTAACTGGTATCACGAAGGCCAAGCcaggctgaagaggagagactaggttgagccaggctgaagaggagagactagATTGAGCCAGGTGTTAGTAATTCTGATAGATACAAGTTCACTGCTTTCCTCAACAGACCACGAGGTCGATCGCAGATTTACTGATGCTGAAATGGAGGTAACGCGTTCCGCGTACTTTAAACCCAGTGAGAAACAGCTTCTAATGGAAGATTACGAGGAAGTTAAGCATATAATATGTAGAAAAGGAGACACAGCTGTCGGCTGCTGTAATAAAACAGCGAGATAAAAACGTGGCAGACAATAGCAAACCGACTCGATGTGTAAGTAGCCTAGAAACAGCCTACAACGTTACATTCACTCACCACTGCTGTTAACTGAAACCGTCATCATTAAACCATTCAAGGAGTTTCTGTCACCTCACCTTCACAGTGAGCGGTGGaagttaatatattatttaggaAATTTACCATGAAGATTAATTACAACCACTAATCCACAACGCTAGAATACGACgataccatatactgtatatataacaaTGATGACTACATtatgttacatactgtacatgcttacAGTGTGCACTGGAATGATCACTTACTTCTTTAATTCCCTCAATGTCTTCCTTTTTATCTCCAGATCTCAGTCCAAGTCCTACAGGGTTTTTTGTGGTTTTTAATGTTggctctttttaaataaatcacttttttcATTGATATTTGCACCTCTGCAAactatatttactttttaagtGTGTGCTGTGCCTACAGACATCTGACTGTTTGTCAATTCTTTAAAACACATATTAATTAGCACAGCAGGATTGGAAAATGGTGTGCCCTATAACGACCATTATttatatagaaagaaagaaagaaagaaagaaggaaggaaggaaggctgGATGTAGCCTATGTCAATGGAAATACTTATTTAGTCCATAATGGATAAGAAGGCAGTGATGTGGTGCTCATGGAAGACATCCTTTTTAACAGGACCCAGATACTGTACAGTCTGAGAGCAGCATGGCATCGTAGTGAGTGTTATGTGTAGGACATCTACACCATGCAGAGTTAACAACTGATATGTGTTTTACAGAATTCACAAACTGTCAGATGTCTGTACAACAATACATACTGAAGGGATTAGAAAGAGAAGGAAGTGATCATTTCAATGTCCACTGTCAGTATACACAGTAACAGGATGTATTAATcattgctgtgtgtttctccccCAGCAGACCAGTGAtccaagaaaaataaaaggtCAAAGCATGGTGGTGTCCTCTCCttgttgtttcatgaatatacagtacactatatatacatgtaAAGTATATATACACTACATAGTTACTGGTGCAGTGAACTTTATCAGCCATTTCTAATCaataatatattcatcaaaCCTCTAACAacaatatgaacggtagtcttcataaacacaatataaccaTTATAATGATTATCACATGAATgattataaaaatagaaatgaatgatcacaatgttaaaataacaGTACTGAACTGAATGGTGGTATGTATTCAGCTAGTACTGACTTTTCTTAGCCTGCATTAAAATATGGTATTTTAATGcaggctaataaaaataaagcaaaatacaTGCATAAAATCATGGACTAACTAAAAAACACACTGGTTTCTGATCAGAGTGACTGCTGACTGAACAGATAAGACACCAGGATAAATTAAGCCTGGCTGTAAGCCTGGTCTGGAGCAGGCTAGCTGCACACAATAAATCTCCAGGGTAACTAATGTGCCACTGCGTTCGTGAACCGAGTGAAGGCTTAACTGAGCCAGGATAACTGGAAAACCCCGGCTTAATCCGTTATCTTGGTTTTGTGAAACAGGcctctgatgtcattcacatacactgcaaccagaaataaactgggacacatgtAGAacgtttacatttaaaactgtgtattggtctatatattgtatatttgtgacgtcacaaaattacagaaatcctgacggcttgagaaagacatgaaaatctttttctatttttacaatatggaacctttaaggAAACATTTATTTAGTATGAATACAATATCGAAACAACAggatatgtttttatttgtttttattcaattcaattttattgtttttttttcaagtttttttaattttaattttaattttaattgtaTTAGTGGAaagattttaatttaaatagaTGATCAATATCTATTTATTGCAGTATGACCAACTGGACTCCCGTTTggggggtatgacacatgcgcagtgtaactgagcAGACCAGGTTTTATTGCGCATGTGCGGAACCCcgaagatatgacgcgtgacctAGCCTCCTCCAATAGGCCTTGATTCGAGGAACCGGATACGGAAGTGAACAGAGAGCCAGCAGagagccagccagccagcctgttgttgtgttgctgaAGTGATCTAACGTTACAGAGGTACTGTTGTTAGCTCCACACTGTGTCTTCTGTGTAACTCAGCTCTATAACACGTGTGACGTCATACCGGACATGTTGACGCTCgtaatgtgtgcgtgtgcgtgtgtttgtccGCAGGATGGCGGATGAGGAGGACGAGCCGGGCTACGACGAGGAGCTAGATGACGGGTCCGGCGGAGGAGACGTCGGCCAcgggaagaggaagaggctcTTCTCCAAGGAGCTCCGCTGTATGATGTACGGCTTCGGAGACGACCAGAACCCGTACACCGAGTCCGTGGACATCCTGGAGGACCTGGTCATCGAGTTCATCACGGAGATGACCCACAAAGCCATGTCCATCGGCCGGCAGGGCCGCGTCCAGGTGGAGGACATTGTCTTCCTCATCCGGAAGGACCCCAGGAAGTTCGCTCGAGTCAAAGATCTCCTGACTATGAACGAAGAGCTCAAGAGAGCCCGCAAAGCTTTCGACGAAGCCAACTATGGCTCCTAACCTCCttacctcctcacctcctcacctccttaCCTCCTAACCTCCTTACTTCCTCACCTCCTAACTTCCTCACCTCCTTACCTCCCCACCTCCTTACCTCCTCACCTCCTAAGCTCTGTAAGATAACGTTCCATCTGATCTGGTTCATGTCTCTTTAGTGTCTGTCCTACAGGAGTCCTGACTGGCTTTTCAAAGTCTGTTTTTTAGTGATctgatgtttattattttatatgttggTATGATGACAGTGACTTTCTCAATAAAGACACGTAACGTCATACATTGGTTTAATATGGCCCGTTATTAATGTTCATTTTAGTATCATAATACCCAGAAGAGACTGTTCTTTAGATCTGGACAGTGACATTATGGCTCAATGTCGACCGAAGCTTCATAATGGCATTATGACACACAGCCATcacaccatccatccatctatccctccatccatccatccatccatctatccatccctccatccatccatgacCCCAGACAGAGTGCAGCCACAGTGTCTCCTCAGCTTGGTTCAGTGTTCTAAAGATGAGTAGAGCTGTAACCGTTAGTTCTCCATCGGAAAACTGATtaccaactattttaataaataactgATTCATTGTTTGGAGCTTCGCtttctggttccagctttttcaaagtgaatatttgctgttttctGGGTGTATTTTAGACTTTGGGAGTGTTGGACAGAAGAAGACAGTGAAAGACGTCCCCTTTGACTCTGggtgtgtgatgatgatggaaagagttttctgacattttatagacaacatgattgattgattggttaatctgaaaaaatgtcctgCTGATCATGTTAGTTGCAGGCCTAATGATGACATTTGAAATGATTTGTGAACCCTTATTAATCTGCATGATGACATTACTTAATAACAGTAACTGGGGTTTGATCGATGCCCCGGTATTTAATAAATCCATCCTGATGGTGTGTCCTCTCCTGTGGACAAAGGGACAGCAGTTCCCTCAATCGGTACTTCTACAGTATATTTTGATAAAGACTAAACTGGCTGTGGTTcaaacaaaatggaaaaaaagaagaaacaaacagaTTTTATTGATATTCCTCAAAACAAACTTTTTACACAGACCATAAATATGACAGACCAACTACAAGTGAGCATGTGTTAATTCATTTATTCTCTTCAAGCCAATGACTTCTTTGTACAGTGAAGTGGTTGAATGAGTTGGTCTAAGCAGCAGGTAACAGGCTGCAGTGCTATCTAGATCTACATCTAGATCAGAGCTTTACCagcaggaggggggggggggggggggtcgctGTCAACGCATGCACACCACAACAAGGTGTGTGCAGTGAGTTTCCCATAGCAGCCTTGCCTTCCTGTCACGGGGGACAGCGTCAGCGCAGCATCCACGGGCTGTCTGCAATCACAAGCGAGCTGGGGAAGAGCgaagccccccccccaccccccagcgACCCCCGCCGGGTGCCCTAGCTGTCTGTTGAGGATGTCTGTACGGATGGAGAAGAGAGGCAGTGAACCAGGTGGacaggggggaggagggagtgTTTGAGTGGGTCAGTGGGGGGTCAGGTGCGTTCAGAATGGGGTtcacagggaggaggaggaatgtcCATGAGTCTTTGTGGTTTTACTGCACATTCTCCATCATCTTGAGGAATTCTagtgaagagagaagagaggtgGGCGAGTTTCAGTTACCATGGTCACCATCAGCAGCAAGCTAACAAACTGCATCTACCAGGAGGGATTTTAAACTTCACATAGTTCAACTAAATCATGTCTTCTCTGTTTGAGGTGGTGTTATCTGAGATGAGGCTGAAAACTATTTATTAATccacaaaatatacaaaaccTCCTCAAACTAGTACCAGATTTACTCAAGCACAACAGAAATATAGGACTACTCTGGCTGTTAAAAACTGATAGATGGAAaagtataatataaataatatttttacaCTGACCTAACAcgtccatcatcatcatcatcatcatgtacgTACCGTCAAAGTCCAGCATGCCGTCGGTGTTCTTGTCTCCATCCTTCATCAGCTCTTCAATCTCATCCTCTGAGATGGGCTCACCGGTGCTGCGGATGATGAGGGAGAACTCCTCTCTGTCGATGTAGCCGTCACCGTTCCTGCGCAACAGACAGAAAGGTATCACAAACAAATAATAACACAAGATATTAAAGTACTGCTTTCATAAACTGAGTGCAGCGTAATAAGCGAACCACACTCTACACAGTGAGAGCGCGAACGTACTTGTCGAACACACGGAAACACTCTGCCAACTCTTCCTCGCTCTTGCCGGCCTGGTCCTCCTTTAGCAGCCTCACCATCATGACCAAGAACTCCTCGAAGTCGATGGTGCCGCTACCTGAGGGTAATAAAGAAGTCATGTAACAATGGTCGGTCCGGCCAAAGGCCCTATGTCCTGCGCTGCTTCAGGGACACGACAGTGCGCTCGTCTTTGCGCACACTTTTTACGCATGACCTACAGTAAAAGGGAATACTGGTAGTGATCCCCGATCCATAATGTAATGATCTAAATGATTTAACGCAAAACCAAGTATGGAATTGTGTGTTTGGAGAACAAAGTCATGCTGGTTGGGGGTTGAGGATCAATACATCTGCGCTTGAACCTCAAACCTTGAACCCAATCACATGTGTTGGCAGTGGCAGCCGGTCAATAGAGGGCCACCAGAcagccacacacaaaaaaacattactactactaataataataataaattatacaaattgtcaatattttattgtttaaaatgtgtctggaatgcacccagtaatatgtgtaaaatatgaTAGAAAATCATCTGTGCAAAATATATGGTTTTCCTGCACGTCCCCTGTCTCCCCACTggacatggaaatactcaagtaaagtacaagtacctcaaaattgtacttaagtacagtacttgagtaaatgaacttagttactttccacatGTTACAGAGTACATGTtataatgttgtgtttttctaagcattctttactgctcctgttggaataaaatcattgtttgttattttaataattaataactataataattatttaactgaaaagtagtaatgtgtttttgataccttcacttttttgcattaaatcatcccgggatgtttgctgaaattcattggatgtggcacagccctacctagaaacatttccaccagccgccactgggtTTTGATTCCAGTTAATGTTAGAGACAGTTACTGGGTTTATTTGAGCTGATGTGAATACCTATGAAGTGCCAGACTCGTGTATATACTGTGCGTAAAAACGCACACTATCAGCCCATAGTGTGTGCTGCTGTCAGAGATACTCTGTTATCCGTCGCTCACCGTCCTCATCCACCTCCTCGATGATCTCATCCAACTCCTCTCTTGTCGGGTTTTGGCCCAGCATCCTCATCACTTGACCCAACTCCTTGGTGCTGATGTCACCGCCACCGTCGGTGTCAAACATGTCGAAGGCTGCCTTGAACTCTGGACAAATCACAGTTGAAAGAATGTGGCTCGTTACTCAAAAACGGGCATAATTCCTCAGCATTGCCTGCTTTCCAGTTCCTAAACGTTTTACTCGTGTTAGCAGCGGGACATGAAATAAATCACCCTCTGCATATCGACTGAAACACAGGTAGGCTACATCTACCTCTGTGTGGAACTGAAGCAACACGTTCCATCATCCCTATGCTATAGATCCAGGTACTATAGATCCAGGTACCAGCCTCTACTCTCTCTACAGGAGCTCATCCTACTCATTCTACAGTAACAGCAGGTGATGCTAGTTCACATCCAGGTACTAGTCTCTACTCTCTGTACAGGAGCTCATCCTACTCATTCTACAATAACAGCAGGTGATGCTAGTTCACATCCAGGTACCagtctctactctctctacaaGAGCTCATCCTACTCATTCTACAGTAACAGCAGGTGGAGCTGGATGACTCACATCACCTTGATATTCAGAGGTGTGGTAACTGAAAACAGCTAGTCCTCTTATATTTCATTAGTAATCTGGTTCCTGGGCAAAGTAACGTCATTACTAAAGTAACGCGTTACTGTAGACCGTACTTACCAGCCAGCATCTCCTCGCTCAGGTAGGAGCGGGCCTCTTGTTGCGCGTCAGTCTGGAAGAAAACAGGAACCAGTCCGTCATTTCATCATTCATTACAGGCCTCATGATCCTTCCACTTAAATCCCGACAGGCTATATTTTTcccctttatttaaccaggaggtcccttgagattaaaatctctttttcgagGGACACCTAGTAGTCTTAAGGCCAGGTCGCCACATGAGGGCGACAGTAGCCACTGATTTCCATGCCATACAGGCTGCCTCTAAGATTCATCAGATTCATTCATAATATGACTTATAACACTGTAAATGTTTAAATTCCACCAAGTTCAAACTAGAATGATTCCCAGGAGAGTAGAAATACCAAAATACGCAGGAACAGACAGAAGGGGAATATTGTAGAAAGGCTACGGTATGAATAGTGGTGATAATAACGTGCTGTAATAGGCCACGTGTTGCAGGATCTAGTGCGTCTCAGATGGATTCTTGAGTTGGTGAAAATGAGTCGGGCTATTTCAGGCTCAACACATTAGGCTGGCTGTATATGGCCTGCAGACATTTAATCCTGGGGAATCTGTCGCAGAAGCAGAATCAGCTCCTTCCCAGCTGACGCACAcctgcccccccctcccccccctccccccatctCAACTTTCTACCAGCAGATTTGCAAAAAATAACTGACTCAAATGTGAatcttcatttttatttattatgaattctattaaaataaacaaaaaatctagtgtcctaaaataaaaaaactaaacaaatgtTTACTCTAAAAATGTAGTATTTGGAAGAAAAGAGTCAAATTGAGTAATATGAAGGGAAGTTAACAGATCAACATCTAAACCTTCTCAACAAAAGGAAACATGTTTCTCAACTACTCACTGATTTTTAGACTTTCACATGCCTttattaatcaatcaataaatgcaCATgctctattattattaataactaatGGCCTTGGAATAGTTCAATGGGTCATTTTCACACTTGATTGGTCTTACCATGTTTGTGGATTAGCTTTCCCCCCAGATATCcaaggaaaaaagagaaaagcccAGAGGAGTGGTCAATCCGTGTGCACCCGAACAGAGAGACTAGACATCAAGTGAAGATTCAGACCCACTTTAAACTGGGCAGCCAGGTCCCGCCCCCTGCCTCTCACAGGCATCCAGATTTAGTATCCTGAACTTTTAGGGTTCTGGGGCCACGGCAAGCCAATCACACTTTGGAGAGGAAAAGCTCTTGTTTCTTTAAGTTGCTGGGTTGACAATGTAAAAGAGGTAAATCTGGAGTTTTTTGTGATCCAGGTCAAGGGTAGAAAAATCGATGAGATGCAAAATGCAGGAAGTTTTGGGGGCGAATAGGTCACTGTATCTGTCTCCTGGTTTGTTAAAGGTGAGATGATCAGAGGAAGGACGTGAGGAAGAACTGAGATATTCTATAAAAGAATCcacatgaaaagaaaatacactCACAAAAATGGAAGTAATGCACTAGGTTACTGTCTGTGTGGCCTCAAGGCAGCTTCCAGTGGTGATCTCCTACGATAACTGAGACTGAACtcaaatttaaaaagaaatattaataaaactaTAGATGTTGTAGCTCATCAGTGTTGGCAGTGTAGGCCTTGTAAATATAAGACAGTGGAGggtggggtggaggggggggggggggttattgGTTTTGTGATAATGCCGTTTCAATCTGGGCGTGAAACTCAATACCGAGAGAAAAATGCTGCGGAGATGGACCCCATCTCACCCCCCACCCCCGCTCTCTGCATCCACCCCTTCAGCCGTGAATAGAAGGCAGATTTTAGGCTGAGAGAGGAGACAGGGTCGCGAGGCAGGCACCCACTCCTCCCGCTGCCACATCGCCTGATAAACACAACCTGATGCTCCTTATATGGTGGGCGGTTCCTGGAGGGAGGGCCTGAGgcgagagacaggagaggaggataGGATGCTGAGGAGGGGAGCAGCCGTGAAGAAAGGGGAGGGATGCTGCTTTTTGAGAAATGGTGGGGGGTCTGCAGGCTATATTATACCCAGAGGGAGACCTGCAGGTTCCACAGGGAGAATGAAATCATCTGATGCTGGCCGGCTGCTCGGCTTCACCTCACGCTGGGGATGATCCACTGGGGTCGGTGATTCCTGTACTGGGAGACCACTACCTGAAGATCAGTGACAGACTTAGACGGAGAACAAGTTGGAAGAGATCAATTTAAACTAGATCACTGAAAATGAGATGGTATACGGCACCAAATAGATGTATAACTAATGCATTGTGGAATTTGAAGTTGGGACTGGAATAGGGAGATAAGACCAGTTGTAGttaaagaaaaatgtgtgtgtgcgtgtgtgtgtgtgtgtgtgtgtgtgtgcatgtgttggtGGTGTAGAGAGTGCATGTGCTAGTGTGTCAGTGTATATGATCACTTTGAATGAAACTCAGATGAGATAAGACACTTCAGGCATGCACTGCAGAATCATTTGCAAAGATGAACAAGAAGAAAGTGGATGGATTTATTTAGAAAGCACAGAACAGGGCGGAGAAGATATTTAGTTTtgcagtggaggaggaggaggaggaggaggaggagggcggggCTTTAAGCTTGTGGTGTAGCATTTCTGGAGAAACAACAGCTGCAAAGGGGACAGCTGAGGAGAGTGCCCTCGTC includes these proteins:
- the taf13 gene encoding transcription initiation factor TFIID subunit 13 — its product is MADEEDEPGYDEELDDGSGGGDVGHGKRKRLFSKELRCMMYGFGDDQNPYTESVDILEDLVIEFITEMTHKAMSIGRQGRVQVEDIVFLIRKDPRKFARVKDLLTMNEELKRARKAFDEANYGS
- the tnnc2.2 gene encoding troponin C, skeletal muscle, which produces MTDAQQEARSYLSEEMLAEFKAAFDMFDTDGGGDISTKELGQVMRMLGQNPTREELDEIIEEVDEDGSGTIDFEEFLVMMVRLLKEDQAGKSEEELAECFRVFDKNGDGYIDREEFSLIIRSTGEPISEDEIEELMKDGDKNTDGMLDFDEFLKMMENVQ